ATTATAAAATAGGAGTTACGTACCTTAGTTTTTATATAAAGATCAATCAATGAAAATtaatttcttctaatttttttttgagctgcCTTCACATAAAAAAGAATGGCTTCTATCTGAAAGAATGATTTTTTTCTTGAACCCGAATCATTTAGTACACTTCAAAGTATAGACTATCTGCTACTTTCTCTCGTTCAAAACCATACATAAGATTTTTATCTTGCATGGCTTGCAAGTGATAAAAGAAATTTGAATTGAACGAGTTGAAAGAAATCTTCCTTCTTCTTAATCAGATTTCTTTCCAAATTTAGGATGTAGCATTAAGAAAATTTCCTTCCTCCCAGCtcctaaataaattaaaaaaaaaaaaaaaaggtgttccTGCCGGTTTATCAATAAAACCCACAAAGGTTGCTTTGATGATCTGATGATCCTCCAAATGAAATGTTCCTCTGTGAAGGTTCATCAAGAGAAATCTATATAGATTTTATTGAGAAAAGGATATTCTAAGAGGAGATTCCTCTTAGATATCGAACTATATTTTCATAATTGAACATTTTCCCTAGGAAAATCAAGCTGATAAACTATTCTAATTCTTTTACTCCAGCAAAATTTTTGCTACAATAACTCAAGTTCCCTAGGAAAATCATTTTTCATCTGCATCCCCTCCAGTCCTCAATCCAACTGTTGAAGACTCGAAATAACGGTCGTCGTCCCTCCATCAATGACTAAATTATGTCCACTGATAAACACCGACTCATCGGACGCCAGAAATAACGCCGCCTCGGCAACATGACCGGTCTTGAGCACCACACCCTTCAAGTTAGCCATGGCACAGCAAGCGTCCTCCACCTTACTTGGGCTCATGCCTTTGAGCCCACAAGCCAAGGGTGTCGCCACACCGAAAGGGGACACGCAATTCACCCGGATCCCATGCTGCCCGAGCTCGCCGGCGGCCGCCCGGACCAACCCCAGCACCGCATGCTTCGATGCGGTGTACGCCGGGGGGCCGAGCCCACCTCGGCACGACGCAACACTCGCAGTACATATTATGGACCCTCGCGTCCCACGAGCCACCATCGCGCGCGCGGCGTGCTTCACGGCCGCCGCCGTACCTCGGACGTTCACGGCCATGACCCGATCGAGCTCGCCCATGTCCACGTCCATGATGGGTGCCGCCGTGCCCAGGACTCCGGCGTTGCTGAACATAATATCCAGCCGGCCGTGGGTACGCAAGACATGGTTCACCGTCTCTTCGACTTGCTTCTCGTCGGTCACGTCGCAGCGCTTGTAGCTACATTTGCCAGGACTAATCGAGGCGGCGACCGCGGTGCCTAACTCGTCTTGGATGTCGGCGATGACGACAGTGGCTCCGTTGGAGGCGAAGAGTCTGGCCGTGGCCTCGCCGATGCCGCTTGCCGCCCCGGTGATGATGGCCACCTTGCCTTCCAGCCTGATGTCATATTACATGCTTACAAGTCACATGCTTGTCATGGATAGATCCAGTAtggtttgggatttgttagaACCTTTAGAACAAGAAATGTGAAGTTAAGAGAACGAATTCTCACCTTGGCTTAGACATTGGTTGGATGAAATCCTGAGAGCTGCTCTTTGATGTGAAACCCTGAAACATTGAGGAAAATGGGTGTCCCCTTCTGTTTTGTAGACCAACCACACACAGCAGAGAGATGTTTAAACTATTGAGATTTCAACGCATAGGGGTGCTACAAGGATTGGAGGTGCCCAGGAAGTCTCAGACAAAATTATGGAGAAATGGGATCACGAGCATGGGAATGGGGGCATTTTGTATAACAAATTGGACAACTTGATGTGGTGATGTGGTGCCGTGTCATCACCCCCCGCAAAACTGCGGGTGTGATTTAGCTGTAACACCCAAGACACCGGACGGTAATCACAAATTGGTAGGTAAGTGACACGTTGTCCTTTGATGCAGGACCAATAAGACACCCTAGTTAGGTTTCATGAAATATCTACCACGAGCATGCTTGTTATTATAGTGGGCTCTGTAGATGGCGCATCTGATCCACGTTTCAGCTGGTGCTAACAGACAGTGCGACAACGGTTGATCTTATGCTccgtctttctctctctctctctctaaaatccctTTCGTTTGTTTCATAACTGCACTTTAAAGTTTTCTTCCATATATAACACAAGGTCAATTGAGCTTGGGAGAATTAATTATCTGGCAGTGCTAATAGCTCAACAAGCGATGGAAGCTCGTGTAAGTATTTAAATTTAGAGTTTTCCGAAATGAAATGAGAAAAATATACTATctattgttggggaatacccaccgagggaccgaccgaccgactgacggccggagggaccgaccgaccgactgaccgaccgactaacggccggAGGCACCGACCgcccgactgacggacgccatcgCCGGCCGATCAACGGCCCACTACCGACTGAGGATGTATCGGTCGGGCGTaccttcccgaccgactgaacccggaggtctgatggccgactcacgtaagcctcgccgaccaacggaggggcccgacaccactcagttggccaccgacctggggtcggtcggctcctccgatcgccgtacagccgccagaccttgtcagtcctgacagcaacatgcggcacggacaTCTAGGGGAATTGTCCcgtcgagggcattgtcaaccctggtgatttgacagccccacggcgacgtgacactttcacggcgactctgacaatctacagtgagttgacaattcctcacttgtccgcgccattaatgacggcgccataccgtgctccactatataaatcggggaaggcaacagtgcaagggaccggctccccccacttctcgacttcaaaaccacaggctcgctcctctctctccctctctcgattgagctctctgccttcatttcactgttgcccagtcacctctctgacttgaccgtcggagggtccccgccggagccgcctccggtcagtgtggacttctcatttctGCAGGCGCATGTTCCCCGGCGAtccgacgacgaggcgattggccgcaatagattggcgcgccaggtagggggacacgatgacgaagacaagagcccaacgatcgagggtcaccgggtcggcgaggcgttcttcccgtcgggaagaggcctccccgccaccatcggcggcggagtccagctctccgcaccccgcggtgaccacggaggcgcagatcgcggccatcgtacggcagatgaccatactgacggacgcagtcaaaagcctccagcaacaaccggcggcccatccgatgccctccaggagcagccgccgacgaccgcgccgatctccGTCACCTCCGCGTGAGCGCCCTcagcagcgctcccacggagaagaggagggacggtcatggcgcgatgaccgacggtctccgcagccctctccttccctgctggaacgggcaaggaaggagaagcgactgcGCACGCCGTCGCCCTCCCTCTcgaaatcttccggagactccactcctggggtctcccagcaccgacgagcggacgactacgagcgccggttcgaggaaatcgaccgccggctcgcgcagttgcagatggacggccagaagtcttcgaatgacgtcgacttccagaccgcccaacctcttttCCGACtagtcctcgacgaaccgattcctagtcggttcaagatgccacacgtggagccatacgacggctccaccgacccgatcgaccacctcgagaactataaagctctcatgacgatccaaggggcaaccgacgctcttttttgcatcggcttccccaccacactccgcaaggctgccagggcctggtactccggtctccaatcgggaagtatccactccttcgggcagctcgagcactcgttcgtggcccacttcagcaccagccggaagccgccgcgaacgtcggacagccttttctccctcaaacagggggaaaatgagacgctccgacacttcgtggcgcgattcaacacggccacgcttgaggtccgggacctcaatgaagacatggctatctcagccatgaagcgggggctgagggcgtcccgattcacctactctctggacaagacccttcctcggacgtacgccgagctactggagcgcgcgtacaagtacatgcgcgcggacgaaggagcatccgaccgacgcttggccgagcccagaggcccgaaggagaagcggaggaaaggtcgggaacccaccgaaccaagcaggcccccgaccgatagtcgggtctcgccaccacgatgaatccaaaagtcaccccggcaacagactccgaggccggcacgccccaggtatgattcctacactcctctctccgctcctcgtgcacagattctaatggagatcgagggggaagaatatctgcgacggcctccgcctctgaaggcaaaaggcctcgaccgccagaagtactgccgatttcatcgaggccacggccacaacaccgagcagtgcatccagctgaaggatgagatcgaagctctcatccgccgggggtatctcgacaaatttcgaaagggtccgccgacccaatccgttgccgatcgacgaccccagccgactgaagaagcggcgactaatcagccgacggtcggagtcatcaacatgatctccaagcggctgggcccggggacgtctgcgggaggggagccgacgaaaaaaccgcgcccggacgacgtgatcacttttacggaggaagacgttcggggcatccaaactccccacgacgatgctgttgttgtgtcggcaacaatagcaaattatgatgtaaaaaaaatttttgttgataatggaagttcgacaaatgttttgttttactcgaccttctcccagatgcaactgtcaaccgaccgacttaagagggtctccatgcccttgatcggctttgccggagacgccgtcacgacagagggagaaattaccctgcccgtgacggccggcaccaaaccacggcaaagcacggtccacttaactttcgcggtcgtccaagttccttcggcctacaacgccatccttggacgacccggactgaacgccctcaaagcgatcgtctcgacgtaccatctcctcgttcagtttccgaccaaaaatggaatcggggagatgcgcggggatcaacagctcgcccgacggtgcttccagatctccgctcaaagcgacgagtcaaAGGGCTCcttgacaatcgacaagctggaccaacgggaggaggaagagcgaggtTCGCCGATCGAGCAGCTCGTGGCGATCCCGATAGCGAAAAATTTGGAtcggaaagtttgggtcgggtctcaactgcccgaccccgaacgacgatgactgacggagctgctgaaggccaatgccgacatatttgcttggtcggcagcagatatgtcgggcatccccccagaaacaataacccaccgactcaacatcgacccgacgatgaggccggtgagacagaagaaaaggtctttcgctccagagaggcagagggccatcgacgaagaagtggataagctattcgaagcgggcttcatccgagaatccacgtatcccgattggctcgccaatgttgtcatggtcaaaaaagccaacggaaagtggaggatctgcatcgactataccgacctcaaccgagcctgcctaaaagacagcttcccacttcccaagatcgaccagctggtggacgcgacgtccgaatttcgactgctcagcttcatggacgccttcgcccgatacaaccagatctggatgggcctgaagatgaggagcataccaccttcgtgactcccaagggcctctactgttaccggatgatgcccttcggactgaagaacgccggcgccacctaccagcgacttgtcaataaggtctttaaagatcagatcgggcgcaacatggaggtgtacgtggacaacatgctggtgaagagcgcgcagatcccgaatcatgttcgggatctcgaagaaaccttccgcacccttcgacgacatcgaatgaagctcaacccgaccaagtgcgcttttggggtgacctcagggaagttcctcagatttctcgtttctcagagagggattgaggccaaccctgagaaaataaaggcaatcctcgacgtgcgtcatccgaacatcaagaaggaggtccaacagctgaacggaaaaatcgtcgctcttagctgaTTCATTTCCGATcagctgaaagatgcctcccgtttttcaaaactttgcgccaGGCAAatgttttcttggtcggatgagtgccaacgggccttcgaagacctgaagaagtacttgcttccccgccgctgctcgtaaagccgcaggtcggggagaccttgtatctctacttggccacatcttctgaggcgatcagttcggtgctcgtccgagaaaacgaaaaccgaacccatcagcctatctactacatcagcaaggtgctccacgcgccgagccagatattcggagacgaaaagatgattttcaccctgaccgtctccgcgcaacgactccgtccatacttccaggctcatgccatagtggtgctcaccaaccagccctgagggcgatattgcccgaccggatacatctggacgactggcaaagtggacgatgaagctcagcgagttcgacattcagtaccgaccgtggccgccctgaaggctcaggtcttggccgacttcatcgccgagtgcccgacaaccgaccaagggtcgggagctgaagacccgggacgagaccggtctccgagccagatccagtctccacctgggtactgcacatcgacggggcttcaaacgctcaggggagcggggccgggctcctgctcacgaattcggatggggtggtcaccgagtacgccctccgattcgacttcaaggcctccaacaaccaagccgaatacgaagcactcctcgctggcttgaggatggcgagggaactgggcgtcgacagcctccgggcattctccgactctcagctgatcgtggggcaggtcaaggcgaattcgaggcgcaagatccgaccatggtgaaataccttcagaaagtgaaggacctcgtagcacgcctcaggtattttaaaattttccacatctctaggtcggagaacgcccgtgccgacgcactctccagactggcgacttcggccttcgactctttgggtcggacgttcgtggagaacctcgagcagccgagcatcgatcgggtcgaagaagtacagcagctacgcccgaaccaagttggatggacccgatcgttcggtatctgaccgacgggatcggcccgaggatcccgcggaggccaagcggctccgatggtcggcctcctaatatgtgatcatggacggccgactctacaagaggtcgttctccctccccttgcttaggtgcttgggaccgaccgacgccgactacgctctccgagaggtgcacgaagaaatttgcgggaatcacttggggggcaggtCCCtgacctacaaagtcctgcgacagggttactattggcctaccatgaggaaggacgcggccgagttggtctggaggtgcgaaccttgtcagaagtacgccaacattcaacaccaaccggccagccaaattgctcctattgtcgctccatggcccttcgctcagtggggggtcgatattctcggccttttcctccagcatcgggtcaaagaaagttcatagttgtcgccatcgactacttcaccaagtgggtggaggccgagcccctggcgcagattaccgaacggaagatggaggactttatccaaaagtccatcatcttcaggttcgggttgccgcatactatcatcaccgacaacgagcggcaattcgacaaccaagacttcagagacttctgtgccaggttccacatcacacaccgactgacttcagtcgggcacccacagtccaacggcgaagtcgaggtgaccaaccggaccttactccacggactcaagacccgactaaatgaggccaaaggcctctgggtcgacgagctaggctccgttctgtgggcttaccgaacgaccccccgcgttccgaccggagagtcgccttttagcttggcctatggaatggaggcaatgatcccgctcgagattggactgccgtcttcaaggatcgagcggtatcaagaaccggacaactccgagtgtcggagggctgacctagacctcctccccgaactacgagacgaggTTCAAATTCGCATGacttcgtaccgacagaaggtcgctcggtattacaacgtcAAGGTCAgatcaaagcttttcaggcctggcgacttggTCCTGAGAAAGCAGAGGTCTCGaaacccctggaccaagggaagttggctccaaattgggaagggccctacaaggtagcagacacttatggtccgagagcctaccgactggagacccttgaagggaaaATCATCCCCCGAacgtggaacgccgacaacctgaagttgtattaccaatgaactttgtacttgaCCAGTTGGAATACAAATccggtttgaaatctcggagttttaactcttcgactaacgatcggcgctcaccaagccCAAGCCCCGACACGCCGACTTggacttggtatccgcctgaaaCCGACGACCTTATCGTCGGTAGCGCATCGGactcttacaaggaccgatgcatccagatggacgggagtcgacactccttcgatGGTTGACGATACATCAGactcttacaaggaccgatgcatccatatggacgggagttacactccttcgaccttcgacgacacatcggaccctTACGAGGGCCGATGCATCTATATtgatgggagttgacactccttctacggtcgaactttcgggccggaccatcggctaacacgccgatcgggctccgaccaaagaaaggcgaagtgcctgcgcgaccgacgtcgcgactcccgaccgagctacgaccgatcgaaggatatttggcttaccACTGTCTATCAcacaatgcgacctcagtcgcattcatgactcaccgaccgggctacggtcggccggaagatattcggcttaccaccgtatatcgcaAGGCGCAGTAAatatacccgacacaagggtatcggggtccgacttatcggtgctccctcGATCGAATGCGCcgaacgacattcgactgaacacgTCAGAGGGGACCCGACTACCAAACCTTTACTacggtcggtcggctcccgactcaacagacgcgCCCGACTACCGACCTTGACTATtaaaggccgatccaaagtcgggacttactctaccttcgtgacggcacgagttgccgaacgtcctaaccgacctatatgagttagcgacttacatgagttagcgacttacgaagacattcaacaatacacaggaaaaagatcgagcagaagaaaaaataaaggaagttttcattcaaagtcaaaaagaagtttacaaagtcgggtcgaagcccgattacaagtatttcaaaaaaagaaaaggcgAAAGAAACAAAAGTCGGCGAGGCCCGATCACCcctctgagtcgatctcctcgaccgatggaAGATCGGGGATAACCGGTGTGTCGACCACGATCGGCGCTGGATCGACGGCCGAAGCAGGACCGTCGGTCGGCGGGGAGCTGGCAGTCGGCGCCActcgctccgggacggcttcctccgccccgacgatgcctcccgatggctggtcggccatctcctcggtggcttgctcctcggcccccggtgggacgatgctgctgaTGTCCAGCTCCGAGTACAAGGCatggaccgcatcccgaccatcctcgtaccccacccgatacgacgcgaagcccgactcgagcatctcctcccggtactggtcggtggcccggaagtcctccaccgcccgactggccgactccttcgccgaccttgctttttcttccacccggccgagcgagtcctttgccgactctgcttctgccttcgctatgtcggcgtcggcctgggcgatcgacaagtcctcctcggCTTTGGCGAgcctctccaggctgacccgaagctgctcgcgctcgccttggagttcggcggcgACGCCATCCCGCTCGCGCCGCAGACGATGCACCGTCCGGCCCTTGCACTTGGCTTCCTTTTTGACtgaccttagctcggacccgagccgggagacttcgtctaccaacttggcctcccggtcggccgactgctttaggtggtcgaccaacattgctcggtcggcttcggccgccgtCGACCTttccttccaagccgcccggacgttcccgaacctccggtacccagcttcaagctccgacatggtgtagatcagctgtCGACACAAGTGTTTCGTCAGAAAAATAGATTGACGAAAACACTAAGGAAAAAGTATGCGGAACAagacttacctcgaccatggtcgggtagaacgacgacagcatctcggtcacttgtcgAGACCTCAACGCCTCCACGTCGGCCGGGAGGAGGattccctggcacaacctcctggccaggttgtggtcggccaacgccgatgccccttcggggaactgtgcgctgggcggcacagttcgactccccgaccttgtttcgtccgtggggtccatcggggccttcccccatcggccgccccgaccgacggaaccggcagcgaggggatgctcgaggttgaaccagcaccccccgttgcggccacagacgccgtcggatgatgttcggtttccctaacgtcatccggctccaccgccgCCGGTGAGGCCGCTGAtgttccttcggccgcttcttccaccggcctctcctccgtatgcgctgccggagccgcgagcgctatcactggctccgattggtcggtcgccgacgcttcgacggtcggcgccgTTGGAGTAGGCTTCTTCGGAGGACGtgaaggtcctgcccccgatgccggcctcttcttTGTTGCAAATTGCCGGATCTCGACGTCGGTTggccgcattcttggaggtgtccctgcgataccgacagatgTGTTAATCAAAGAGCCAGACAAAGGGCCGAATGAAAAAaggaccgggggatcgggcgatacctagtcgggggaccaagctcaagccggcgtcatagagagcgtgttcggtaacaagctccctctgcttcgggaccgacatatctttgagtcggtggaagtcctcccggtcgtccgcctccacccggctgttgtcatttgcgtcggttcggggcacgccccagtgggaagggaagccccaaggagatggagatgatacaaagaaaaactggttcttccacccatggatggatgatggaagaccagtgatgaaagaaagacccttccgggggttgaagagccaccatcctcgggctttagggtggggtcggagcacaaagaatgcccggaagagcgaaatacgagggttggtcggcaaaagttgacacaacagcgcgaagctgattatcagtcggacagagttcggcgccaactgcgccggacaaagtccgtaataatccagcagattccggacgaactccgaaatcaggagccgaagacccgcgcgaaggtcttcgacatacaacgccagttggccgggcggagggttgttaacccgaccgtcggcccctggggcggagagttgaaaccgctccgggatgcgatactgctcccgaagccgatcaacgttcggccccgaaagcgaggaaacctcaacttccggagtcgaccgggagtcgtcggtcaaatttcccgaccgagctccccgagTCGGATTTCCGGCCGTGACACCAGAACCgaacaagaagaggaagaagcgaaggggaagaagaagcaaagaggaagaagaagaagaggaagggaagACCACGAACCGGCAATGAACCCTTCGGGAAACTGGAGGAgaggctctgcccgcgacgactgagaaatcgcccgaaCAGAGTTTCTGCAGCAAAACGTCGATAGTGAGGTCCTGGGTccggatggtcctatatatataggaccgaccgacggtcgagatgcctccgcgccga
This genomic window from Elaeis guineensis isolate ETL-2024a chromosome 13, EG11, whole genome shotgun sequence contains:
- the LOC105040023 gene encoding short-chain dehydrogenase reductase 3b-like; translation: MFQGFTSKSSSQDFIQPMSKPRLEGKVAIITGAASGIGEATARLFASNGATVVIADIQDELGTAVAASISPGKCSYKRCDVTDEKQVEETVNHVLRTHGRLDIMFSNAGVLGTAAPIMDVDMGELDRVMAVNVRGTAAAVKHAARAMVARGTRGSIICTASVASCRGGLGPPAYTASKHAVLGLVRAAAGELGQHGIRVNCVSPFGVATPLACGLKGMSPSKVEDACCAMANLKGVVLKTGHVAEAALFLASDESVFISGHNLVIDGGTTTVISSLQQLD